A window of the Sporosarcina sp. FSL K6-2383 genome harbors these coding sequences:
- a CDS encoding ECF transporter S component, which translates to MKLRRMTLTALFVAMCAVGGLIKIPSAVGSLALDTVPALVSAAFLPPVFSGIASMLGHTASAMYAGFPLGPFHVIIALEMFVIILIFASMHQAGFSVMKWVFFVIANGLLAPLPFYFLVSPAFFIGILPSIVVATVLNAVVAAVVLPALKHVVVDRMGALR; encoded by the coding sequence ATGAAATTAAGAAGGATGACATTAACGGCATTGTTCGTAGCGATGTGTGCGGTTGGTGGTTTAATCAAAATTCCGTCGGCTGTCGGTTCGCTGGCGCTTGATACGGTACCAGCTCTTGTGTCGGCTGCCTTTTTACCACCTGTTTTTTCGGGGATTGCATCTATGTTAGGTCATACGGCTTCTGCGATGTATGCGGGATTTCCATTAGGACCATTCCATGTGATTATCGCACTTGAAATGTTTGTGATTATATTGATTTTTGCAAGTATGCATCAAGCGGGTTTCTCCGTTATGAAATGGGTATTCTTTGTTATCGCCAATGGCTTGCTTGCGCCACTCCCATTTTATTTCCTAGTGTCACCAGCATTTTTCATTGGGATATTACCATCAATAGTTGTTGCAACTGTGCTGAATGCAGTAGTGGCCGCTGTCGTTTTGCCAGCACTTAAGCATGTTGTGGTAGATCGCATGGGGGCTTTACGGTGA
- a CDS encoding bifunctional adenosylcobinamide kinase/adenosylcobinamide-phosphate guanylyltransferase — MHIIIGGAHNGKRGYVNTMLAGREVEWFEGVIPKYSEARQVMVVAGIEKWLAETDLSEADAVDYVLAAVADRDVIVVLTDIGRGIVPIDAQQRKLRDTCGRLYQRLMVEADEVTRIWYGLAQTLKKRGEVV; from the coding sequence GTGCATATCATTATCGGCGGTGCTCATAACGGCAAACGAGGCTACGTGAATACGATGTTGGCGGGACGGGAAGTCGAGTGGTTTGAAGGTGTTATACCGAAATATTCGGAAGCGCGTCAGGTAATGGTTGTTGCGGGCATTGAGAAATGGCTTGCAGAAACAGATTTGTCGGAAGCAGATGCGGTTGACTATGTGTTGGCAGCAGTTGCTGATCGTGATGTAATTGTCGTTTTGACCGACATCGGACGGGGAATTGTACCGATAGATGCACAGCAAAGAAAGTTGCGCGATACTTGTGGACGGCTCTATCAGCGGTTGATGGTGGAGGCAGATGAAGTGACTAGAATTTGGTATGGTCTTGCACAAACTTTAAAGAAAAGGGGAGAGGTAGTATGA
- a CDS encoding histidine phosphatase family protein, with amino-acid sequence MDDRFVLHIIRHMPTAGNEQRKYIGWTDEPIIATDVRCQISAKVVVGSDLLRARQTAALYFPEAIYEANSNWRECHFGDFEGKTYDDLEKDMDYRRWIDDPYQNAPRGGESLLVLEQRVLSALKRVSNDMVIVTHGGPIRLMLTRFSPIDKEFWSWSIPHGTGYQMEWASEKAFKEGQRCISLSAVLITANEAT; translated from the coding sequence ATGGATGACCGTTTTGTGCTTCATATAATTCGCCATATGCCGACCGCTGGTAATGAACAGCGTAAGTATATTGGCTGGACAGATGAACCGATTATAGCGACGGACGTTAGGTGTCAGATATCAGCAAAGGTTGTTGTAGGTAGCGATTTGCTACGTGCAAGGCAGACAGCCGCCCTTTATTTCCCAGAAGCGATATATGAAGCAAATTCGAATTGGCGTGAATGTCATTTTGGGGATTTTGAAGGAAAAACGTATGACGACCTTGAAAAGGATATGGATTATCGTCGGTGGATTGACGATCCTTATCAAAATGCACCGCGTGGTGGTGAAAGTTTGTTGGTGCTTGAACAGCGTGTACTATCTGCTTTGAAGCGGGTTTCAAATGATATGGTGATTGTGACGCATGGTGGTCCGATTCGGCTCATGTTGACGAGGTTTTCACCAATAGACAAAGAATTTTGGTCATGGTCGATTCCGCATGGCACAGGTTATCAGATGGAATGGGCAAGTGAAAAAGCGTTTAAGGAGGGGCAGCGGTGCATATCATTATCGGCGGTGCTCATAACGGCAAACGAGGCTACGTGA
- the cobS gene encoding adenosylcobinamide-GDP ribazoletransferase has translation MTGILLALQFFTAIPVTKELPLGRKEVTSMYVALPFVGAVIGLVMYVVSVLLLDVVHVGPLLAAVLVLLAGILLTGGLHLDGWADTGDAFFSYKDRAKRLEILDDPRLGAFGTMVLVLLIIVKIALFHEILTRGVGNIAVFIVIPFLARAALNVYFTTVPLAKDKGIAHFFKDKMAGNVVIGCSLVASTAVLVAVGLWMNSLLLPVGLFTVLVVALVIFRSWSLKHFGGVSGDLCGAFIEGTEALLWMTVLCFI, from the coding sequence ATGACTGGTATATTGTTAGCACTACAGTTTTTTACAGCAATCCCAGTGACGAAAGAGCTACCGCTTGGACGCAAGGAAGTGACGTCGATGTATGTGGCGCTGCCATTTGTCGGAGCGGTAATTGGATTAGTGATGTATGTAGTATCAGTCCTCCTATTAGACGTCGTACATGTAGGTCCACTTCTTGCTGCGGTACTCGTGCTATTGGCTGGAATACTTTTGACTGGCGGCTTGCATTTGGATGGCTGGGCGGATACGGGCGATGCATTTTTTTCCTATAAAGATCGTGCGAAGCGATTAGAAATTCTGGATGATCCGCGTCTTGGTGCGTTTGGGACGATGGTGCTGGTGTTGCTTATTATTGTCAAAATTGCCTTGTTCCATGAAATCCTAACGCGGGGGGTGGGGAATATAGCTGTGTTCATCGTCATCCCTTTTTTAGCAAGAGCTGCTTTGAACGTTTATTTCACAACGGTTCCTCTTGCGAAAGATAAAGGAATAGCTCATTTCTTTAAGGATAAGATGGCCGGCAATGTGGTGATTGGTTGTTCATTGGTTGCTAGTACGGCGGTGTTGGTAGCTGTTGGTTTATGGATGAATAGTTTGCTCCTACCAGTTGGTTTGTTTACTGTACTGGTAGTTGCCCTTGTCATATTTCGTAGCTGGTCACTCAAACATTTTGGCGGCGTCAGCGGTGACTTATGCGGTGCTTTCATCGAAGGAACGGAGGCGTTGTTATGGATGACCGTTTTGTGCTTCATATAA
- a CDS encoding cob(I)yrinic acid a,c-diamide adenosyltransferase, with translation MKIYTRTGDKGQTSLIGGRVDKDSLRVEAYGTMDELNSFVGKAMTELDATIFADMLEDLEAIQNELFDGGGDLANVMKERHYKLADEPIEVLEQRIDKLMEEAPELERFILPGGSPAAATLHIARTIARRAERQTVTLMKAEEDVSPVVQRYLNRLSDYLFVAARIANARVNVPDNEYVRSAKVFRTDKKKES, from the coding sequence ATGAAAATTTATACACGCACAGGAGATAAAGGGCAAACAAGTTTAATAGGCGGACGTGTTGACAAGGATAGTTTGCGAGTAGAAGCGTATGGCACGATGGACGAATTGAATTCATTCGTCGGAAAGGCAATGACAGAGCTGGATGCGACTATTTTCGCAGATATGCTGGAAGATTTGGAAGCCATTCAAAATGAATTATTTGACGGTGGCGGTGACCTTGCAAACGTGATGAAAGAGCGCCACTATAAATTAGCAGATGAGCCGATTGAAGTGTTGGAACAGCGCATTGACAAACTGATGGAAGAGGCACCGGAGCTTGAGCGATTCATATTACCGGGTGGATCACCAGCTGCAGCAACACTCCATATTGCACGAACGATTGCGAGACGTGCGGAGCGTCAAACAGTGACACTGATGAAGGCGGAAGAAGATGTGTCACCAGTCGTGCAGCGCTATTTAAATCGACTCTCCGACTATCTTTTCGTTGCTGCGCGTATCGCCAATGCACGGGTGAATGTACCAGACAATGAATATGTCCGTAGTGCCAAAGTGTTTAGAACGGATAAGAAAAAGGAGTCCTGA
- a CDS encoding cobyric acid synthase has product MNGLMVLGTASDSGKTMICTALCRILSDEGVRVTPFKSQNMSRFSATTDNGEEMSRAQFIQALAARTVPRIEMNPILLKPVAGMKSEVLFFGEKFGPIAGMTYREQFFNRAIEVIQTSLNKLAESYDTVIIEGAGSPAEVNLNDREIVNMRVAEIADVPAVLVADIDRGGAIASIVGTLQLLSPAHRARVRAIIINKFHGDVSLFQEGIEFIETYTGIPVAGVIPYKVDHGIEEEDADRPVMSAPRGVDIYDEWAAHVKENLNWSLLTNILSEPRE; this is encoded by the coding sequence ATGAATGGGCTAATGGTCTTAGGCACTGCATCTGATTCTGGGAAAACAATGATTTGTACGGCGTTATGCCGCATTTTATCCGATGAAGGCGTACGTGTGACGCCCTTTAAATCACAAAATATGTCTAGGTTTTCTGCGACAACAGATAATGGCGAGGAAATGAGCCGTGCGCAATTTATTCAAGCGCTGGCTGCTAGAACGGTGCCAAGGATTGAGATGAATCCGATTTTGTTGAAACCGGTAGCTGGTATGAAATCCGAGGTATTGTTTTTTGGAGAAAAATTTGGTCCGATAGCAGGAATGACGTATCGGGAACAGTTTTTTAATCGTGCGATTGAAGTCATACAGACATCACTTAATAAGCTGGCGGAAAGCTATGACACAGTCATTATTGAAGGTGCAGGAAGCCCAGCAGAGGTGAATCTCAATGACCGTGAAATCGTCAATATGCGTGTGGCAGAAATTGCGGATGTGCCTGCTGTGTTGGTGGCGGATATTGACCGTGGTGGCGCCATTGCATCGATTGTCGGTACGCTTCAACTACTTTCTCCAGCGCATCGTGCGCGTGTGAGAGCGATTATAATCAATAAATTTCACGGGGACGTGTCATTATTTCAAGAAGGCATTGAATTTATTGAAACATATACAGGAATTCCTGTTGCAGGAGTGATTCCTTATAAAGTCGATCACGGCATTGAAGAGGAAGACGCGGATCGTCCGGTCATGTCTGCACCGCGCGGCGTAGATATCTATGATGAGTGGGCGGCTCATGTGAAGGAAAACCTCAATTGGTCGCTATTGACTAACATTCTGTCGGAACCGAGGGAATAA